From the genome of Primulina huaijiensis isolate GDHJ02 chromosome 11, ASM1229523v2, whole genome shotgun sequence:
ACTCTTCCTTCAAGAATCTACAATGGAGTTGTAAGAAAAAACTATCCTCGGATGATTTTATAACGTTTCGGGATTCCTGTGATTAATAttggattttattatttttttaacgtgTGCTTAAGGTTGAAGAAAGACATGATGTCCGGCATTACCTGCAAGTTGACGTCCAGCCTAAAGCTCAAAATAGCGAGACCCAAGCGATGAACCTTCAAGCCACTTACTCCAAGTGCTTCGATGATGACGGCCGCATAAAAAGAACTGGTTTTTAATCTAATTTTCGTACTCATTTCTTGCATTATTGCTAGTGTTAATGACTGGATACATACGCTTTTCCTGagcaaaaacaatatatttcatatcatatatatgaatattaattacattttaaactaattaatacttcgaaaaaaaatttgtgcgaATTTTCAAGATGTGCAGTACGTTAAAAAACTTGAAGTACTATGATCACTAAATAGTTATTTGGTTTTGCTCAAAAGCGAGACCGGATGAGTTTGAATCGGGCTCTACCCTGAATATTTATTGGCTCGGATTCAGATCGACTCGTTAAGTCACAGAGTTAGATTGCATATTGAAAGATAAGCGCAGACAATTTCATCTTCGTTAGCTCATGGGGAAACCAACTAGTCCATACAGTAATGACACTAATTATATATCCCACGCAGGCAATTTGACAACTTCAACATCACATATTATTACTGCCGTGATCGGTTCGGGGGTGCTTTCGTTGGCGTGGGCAGTTGCACAACTGGGATGGGTTGCTGGACCTATTGTTATGTCGCTATTTGCTTTAGTCAGCCTTTACTCGTCAAATCTCCTATCCAGGTGTTACAGGACAGGTGACCCTGTTACTGGGCAGAGAAACTACACGTATATGGATGCTGTCAGGGCTAACTTAGGTCAATCCTCACTTTCCTCCTGTATTTCATTGATTTTTTGTGTACTAATTTTGTTAAGTTTGGTGGCACTAATATTTATGCAACACCAGGTGGGAAAAAAGTTCAGCTTTGTGGTTGGATTCAGTACGTGAATCTGTTCGGTGTGGCTATTGGCTACACAATTGCTGCCTCTTCCAGCATGCTGTAAGTTGGTGATTACATATATGGCTTACAGAAGAACTTAtgttttcacaaaaaaatattcaaataagagtagaatttttgtgtttgatcccattttttttttcttaccaAGGGCTATGAGAAGATCAAATTGTTATCACAAGAACCACACAAAACACGGATGTCATATGTCGGGCAATGGATACATGATAACATTTGGAATCTTGGAGATTTTGTTCTCCCAAATACCCGATTTTGACCAAGTGTGGTGGCTCTCCATAGTCGCAGCAGTCATGTCCTTCACATACTCTGGTGTAGGTCTTGCTCTTGGCGTCGCCCAAGTCGCAGGTGCATATACATATATGCATACACACAATATCGGATCAAACTAGTACCTTTGAACAAGAAGCTAATAGTCTACTGCATGTTTTTAATTTCAGAAAATAAGAGCTTCAAAGGAAGCCTTACCGGAATCAGCATCGGGGCGGTGATGAAATCTGGAATGGTTACTCCAACGAATAAGCTATGGAGGAGCTTACAAGCTTTGGGAGCGATTGCCTTCGCTTATTCATACTCGATGGTCCTCATAGAGATTCAAGACACAATAAAATCTCCTCCAGCAGAGCATAAAACCATGAAGAAAGCAGCTTCCCTAAGCATCGCCGTGACGACCATATTCTACATTTTGTGTGGATGCATGGGCTATGCTGCTTTCGGAGACCAGGCACCCGGGAATCTTCTCACAGGTTTCGGGTTTTACAGTCCATACTGGTTGGTTGACATAGCCAACATTGCTATAGTGGTCCATCTAGTTGGTGCCTACCAGGTATAAACAAAGATCAATCATAAGCTCACAGCTAGTCAGAAAATTTTGCTCAATTTGGTTCCTACATTACTAACAAAATGATGAAAATGCAAAAACTTTAGGTCTACTGCCAGCCCTTATTTTCATTTGTCGAAAAATGGAGCGCGCAAAAATGGAGCCGGAGCAAATTTGTGATGGCAGAATATGACATGCCTATCCCATTTTATGGGGTTTATCAGCTGAACTTTTTCCGCTTAACATGGAGAACGGCCTTTGTTGTTTTGACAACCATCATAGCGATGCTGCTGCCATTTTTCAACGACGTGGTTGGGATACTTGGAGCTTTAGGATTTTGGCCTCTAACAGTTTATTTTCCCGTGGAGATGTACATTGCTCAAAACAAGGTCGGGCGGTGGACGAACGAGTGGATCGGGTTACAGATACTGAGTATGGCTTGTCTTTGTGTTTCTATAGCAGCAGCAGTAGGATCTGTAGCTGGTGTTGTCCTTGATCTTAATACATACAAGCCCTTCAAAACGAGCTATTGATATGCCTGAAATCTGACTTGAATAAATGTATTATGAACTTTGTTGGGTAAAAGAGTGGGGAAATTAGTTATTACAGTGGGAAATGGAGTTTGATTTGTGAAGttattattctaaaaataaattgctggattcatcaatatttttctaaggtgattgttcaaatttttaataaacTCTCTATTTCACACACacgtatttatttatttatagcaTTTTAGCaccattaaataaattctaaatttatcaCTTATTTGTCACATATATTCTGTTGAACTTGGTTGTGATGCATCatatagaaaattatatatgtgagcaaataatgaaaaatgagaCACAAGAAATTTACGTGGTTCGGCAATTTACCTATGTTGATGGGAAAGAGAGCAACAAAATTTATACTATGGAGATAAACTTTCTCtcacttaatatttttttctatcaCAACCCTATACAAAGAAACTATCGATTTTTCTCAAGAAGTTATCTCAATTGCTTCTTTTGTTTCTCACTTTGGGATTATCTTCAAGGAAAAACATGAAGCCTATTTATAggtaaatttgaaatgaaatataTAGTTCAAAATTCTCCACATCCTTCAACTAAGAACAATCATATTCATTAAAATTTGCCAACTATCAACCatcatatttattaatatatgtcAACTAGTCAACAAATCTCCACCTTGGCGTAGATTAATAATACCATAGTGTTTGATCTGTTGCTCTCTTTTGTGGTTTTCATCTCAtgttgtaacgccccgaaaatttaaggGTTGTAACGCCCTGAAAATTTAagggtccacgcgaaccacatgaacgcaagttattaaattccttgtgtatttcaattaatttattttaattgcattaattaattatgttgttcatattgacatatttaaaatatatttttctacatggtggcattaaaatgtatttttaaaggctattcgagttgcgatcgaggaacggagatcgagggctgaaaaatagaaaatatttttattaaataatagtttttgattatttaaattaagggtgaggctttttcatatttttgaaaataatgggttttgaggtgaatttatacgccggaacgtaaattttatcggtattggattttcaacaaaaatgcgaacGTTTTGgtaacccggctaataaattcataaacttatttaggcaaaattattttaatatttttaattaaacactaatgggctaaaTTGATCTAATTAACATggctaatgggcctaagctaacaattagagtttaattaagattttaagcaatatttaaactaaaaccccaccccaaaccctTGAAACCACACGGCCACCTTCCCCAATTCTCCCCAAACTCTCCCTCAAAAATACATGGCACAcacatcatattttcaaggTAAATTCGAAAGCTTTCAAGGGAATTCAAGCCTAGGCcctcctcgtcgtcgttcttcgtcgtcaacgtaaaatcatgcgtttaaaacgcaaagacacgtcatacttcttctttttctcatctttcacaccatattatgtatgtttaatcATGTGTGCGTGAAAAATATGAATCCCTCcatgtattttcgtttttgtggcTTGTGCATaccaaaactttgatttttatgcattaaaaCTTATGgttatgatgcacaaagggactgccatggtagggctatgggaagggaCATTTTTctacatgtttaagggtccttaGGTGCATGTTTAAGGGTTGGATAAGATAGGGTAGCAACATGAACGAAAATATTGAGTTTCATGGGCTAGGTTTTTTGGCTATGGTTCCTAAAAGCACAcgtgatatgaatctggccgggcagGACGTGCGAATAAAGAGGTTCAAGGAAGAGGTACAAGGATGTCCAAGGTTCGTGCAGCATAGGAGTACGTGtggggccaaaggaacattattcaagcattattttgaagaaccgaggctgcacggacccgtacacggggtccgtgtccattacacttgATGAAGAAAAATCCCGAGCCTACACgaacctgtacacggggtccttGTCCATTGTTTTCCTGGAGAGTAATTTGGCCGAGCATACACGGACCCTTACTCGGaggcctacacggggtccgtgtccgacACGTTTGGGcgcaaacttttttttttctattttagagtttttattatcttggcaagtagatttcatatctttttgatttggtatcaatatatagacgaattttattgtttgaaaacacaacattgaattattgagtttataaaacttttctttgagaattctctcaaaaacaagcttaagtttcgttataacttttgtgtcgtatcaaatcaaacttatcaaaagatttatcttttgtggcgtttgtcaatcgaatatcacgagggttgccaaggacgggttctttggaggttctcttgaacgcgattgttcctatcgttgattaattgttgctagaccgcgtgatctagaggcgattatcacacatatcaattacttgtttcaaagatcgagacaaataaaagatctcgtgggcgggatcgtatcaagttgtatcagagcttttggtttttgattcaagtaagcgtatccgttcaattcctcatagaattttcaataccgATTTTCGTGTAGCGATTTCTACGTATTTGttgaatctaaaaaaaaaaaaaaaaagtcgagGTTACTGTTCATCGTCATCGCTATCGGATTCACTGTTCAATTTCAGATTTACTGTTCATCAGCCAAATTTACTGTTCAcccgaaaataaaaaaaattgaatcgggtgtttgttgaattttagcGCTTATATTTCAGCGTTAAGTTTGTCCTTGTCATTTAGTCGCATTTTAGTCAATTTCCAAAGTTGCTTATCCTTGTGTGGTCTAGGTGAGTCGAATTTCAAGCGTCACAGGATTGATCTCATAAGTTTGATACGTGGAAGCCACGAGACTTAAGCGCCCCCTCGAGAATTCTCACTtagagtgaaaatatttgagtggaGTGAATTTTAATTGGAGTGATTTGTGAGGTTGTGtggtgagaaaaaaaaaacgagtgcgagtgaattttcattggagtgatttgtgaggttttgtgGTGAGGAAAAAAGAcaagtgcgagtgaattttcattggagtgactaATGAGAATTTATGGTGAGGaaactttattcttttattgttttatactaaccttttcttgcaggtataatGGTTGACGATCGTCGatttcaaacaatgttaagGGGGTTGGATAAAATGTGGGAGAAGGAGTGTAAGTCCCTTCGTGAGAAATATAGGCGGTGCGGAATGGATGATCCacgtgaagttgattgggctagGAGAGTCAAGGAGAGTGGAGCACCACGCCTGGTATTGGGTAATGATAGGAGGTGCAAATCGAGTGGTAGGCAGGGAAGTGACTCGTGGAAGAAGTTTTTGACATCCGCACGAAGGTCGAGTGAAGAGAAGAAGGTCAAGACTAGACCGAAGTTGGTTTTGAAGCATGGGTATCAAGGtacatctaaaatttcaaatgttaataCTTATGATATTCAATGTATTTGGTGGCTAGAGTTTGGACATGATATTAGCCAATGTCCAAATGAGGAGGTGAATGTACTGGATTCCAGAGTTGATTGTGAATCTAACGTTGCAGTCGAGTGTGGAGTTGAAGTGAGCATTGATGTTGAACCTAAAGTGGTGGTTGAGAGAATTGAGGAGGTTGGTATTCCACTGATTTTTGACTTGATCATAGAATGTTGTACTGTGGAGGGTGAATCCTTAGATGGTGAATTTGCTTCTAATGTGTGTGCTAAGGAGGAGAAAGAAGAAAGTAGTAATAATTTGTTGCACGCATGTTATGATTCATCATGTACCTTTCTTGATCAACCTATTTCAATTGTAATTACTGATGATCAATTGCAATTTAATTGTGAGAgtgaaaatgaatttaaaatggccgaaagaatgagtgatcaaaagagcGAGGTGgccaaagaaagaaaagaaaaagaaaatgcaaaagaggccaaaaggagagaaaaagaaaataaattaaaggcccaaaagagtgaataTGACCgtgatttaattttgtataaatctctccaagtacctttgtacaaagatgagctttatatatctagtgatgatatagccggttcaatcccgagcagtATTAATTCTTCTTTGCAGGACTTTGGCGCCCGCATGATGAGGAGAAGAGCAAGTGTTGATGAGTTTGGAAAGCCATGGGATGATCCATATGACTTCGAAAGCAATCAGGGTGAGGTAAGGTAGTTGCCAACGCAACAACCATGAGGTATGACTTCCGTCCTTATCTTAATTCTTTGTTATATCGTTTCCCAAAACTTAGGGAATATCTTGCAAATGTGGTGGTTAGGGGGTTGGATGTAACTTTACCTTTATTCCTtgattgttatgaatttgagaCCATGGATGAATTGCATTTACCTACTATGAATTTTGATGTCTCACTATTTACTAAGTTGGTAGAGTTTGCTTGCTACAATGGTTTGTATACCTTAGACTTAGATTTTTGTGATGAGATGAGATATTACATggatagtacatttagtgtgtcTTATTTGCATGATTTAAGTTGGTTTGATGATGTTTTTGAGAGGTGCAAGGGTGAACATGATTATTTCTTTGTTCATGATGAATACCTgtttaaagagaataaatttttcatcctACAACCATTGCATGAGTTGTTGTTTGATATTGAGGCACATGACATTTGTTTGATTGGTAGCCATGAAGTAACTAGAGCCATTGATaggatgcatgaatttttactaTGGTTTCATATGAGGAGGTATATTGAGTGGAATTGTGAAACATGCATTGCACATgagaatttttatgatcataatGAATACAATTTTAAGGAAGATAAATTGTTAACTCTAAATGTATTGCATGAGTTACGTGCTAGCAGAGCATACTGTTGCTACTTTATCATCGATATAATTCATGACTATATGTGTTGGTTGCAGATGAAGAGGTATGTTAAATGGTATAGTGAAGAGTGCATTGCCTATAGGGAGAGAGCACATGAGCTTGATTTCTATGAGTTGCTTGAAGTATTTCTTATTCCTAGTCTGCTATGGTCGTACACGtgtatggattttatttttgtgttgactaggtctaagaagggaaaaaatcttatatttgtGATACTTagtgatattttatcatttgtGTCATTTGTTATTTGGTATGTGGTAAAGTTGTTGCGTTTATAGGAAAGGCAACGGTGATATTGAGATTCCCAGTGCTGATGGAGGGAGCAAACGATAGCACCTACAAACTTGAGCTTGAAAGTAAGCGTGTTGATAATATATTCCTTGTTATTGCTAACTTGCTTCATTTTTGCGTAGGTAGACAAGATTTGAagacaaatctttttgaagaaggggagtaagatatgaatctggccgggcatgacGTGCGAATAAAGAGGTTCAAGGAAGAGGTACAAGGATGtccaaggttcgtgatgcatagGAATACGTGtggggccaaaggaacattattcaagcattattttgaagaaccgaggctgcacggacccaagcacggacccgtacacggggtccgtgtccattacacttgaggaagagaaatcccgagcctacacggacccgagcacggacctgtacacggggtccgtgtccaatGTTTTCCCGGAGAGTAATTTGGCCGAGCAtacacggacccttacccggaggcctacacgaggtccgtgtccgACACGTTTGGGcgcaaattttttttctattttagagtttttattatcttggcaagtagatttcatatctttttgatttggtatcaatatatagacgaattttattttttgaaaacacaacattgaattattgagtttataaaacttttctttgagaattctctcaaaaacaagcttaagtttcgttataacttttgcgtcgtatcaaatcaaacttatcaaaagatttatattttgtggcgtttgtcaatcgaatatcacgagggttgccaaggacgggttctttggaggttctcttgaacgcgattgttcctatcgttgattaattgttgctagaccgcgtgatctagaggcgattatcacacctatcaattacttgtttcaaagatcgggacaaatcaaatatctcgtgggcgggatcgtatcaacACGGCTCTTAGCTGCTGTTGGGATGTGTTCAATGGTCCTAAGAGAGTCTAGTCATGGTCTTATACGGGCTGTGAAAGGGCTGGAAGGGAAGGGTGAAGGGTGCTAGCCTTTTTGGTGTCATGGATGGCATAGAGGGACGCGGGTAGGGCCGTGCTTGAATGGGTTGTAGAGGCTGCTCCAGTAGGTGGTTAAGGGCTTCATCGTGGTCCTAGGAAGGGTACACTAGGGCTGGTTGGGTCATCCAAGGGCTAGGGTCGAGGCAAGATAGGGTTCGAACAAACTAGGGCTtcgaaaattaaatttagaaaattcagtagcttcctaAGCTTGTTCAAGGGTtataattggcttgatttgggttgaatatgggttatttaggtgttattaagctttggttcaagtttggttaagttttgagtcaatacgagtcaaaaccgggatgtacgtctaaacattaaaaacgaataaacaagaattaattgaaacgcctagatttaagcttaataaaattgtgaaaaattatatttaagctcaaataattattaaaagtctaagtttttaatttgaaaatttatattgaggtttggtttaattcgggattaaaacgaattaatacgttatatttaaagattaatttaaaagtcatcgatttaagtcaaataaaaatataagaaattaatgtaagcttaaataattatttgggatggtatAGAGTcgacggaattaagaaaaagtcaaaaacgtgaaattttacgtctaggggtaaaacagccATTTTatacctagaaattagtaaacgtcatggcaatgctctgaatgctgttttatatgctaatatgattattttatatgtttaaggatttttatgtcaaaatgtttattttaaatgtttacaatttaatatgttaaaatgttgattttaaatgtttatgaatttttaattatatgttaaattatgatttttaaatatttatgattttatgatttaaatatggacatttaaaagacatgttgcatgcttggtttcaaaataaaacgatattatTATGCAGGTTTTTATTAAGcgatggaaatacgacatgttgaaggacgtgaagggattgtgactaaatacgatgatatgttggaaatatcgtgagcgTTACGGTcacagtgggagcccgacgatcgtgtttccttggatacggatacaaataagaatacgttaatatgttaatacgttggtcAAGGCCTAGTTGAAAGGTGAGAGTGTtactggtgtccccgccgcccagtactatagttttctctagatggatctatcgcccaatacgattaagaatacgagtaaCAATCacgatttgaattcaacaaacacgaatatgaatatgaatatgttgatatgaaaatgaatatgaatatgttgatatgaaaatgtttacgaaaatatttatgtttaaagttatgcattattatgaaaatgttattttaagtacaagtatttttcactgttgcttgtggttttatacgtattatttgttatcaagaatatgatgtgttgagtctttagactcactaggtgtgattgatgcaggtgagtatgataataattaataatgttgagggaggcttggatgcctgatttgactggactgaaggtgcacatgacccgaggaccggtGCTTCtaaatttttccgcacttatgatttatgttaaagattttaagactatttatttagtCTTTTGAGTAatttttgagaggatgatacttttcaaatttattgctttttaggtttggtaaaacgtttaacgatttcatgttttgactattcctttggattttcaaatactagttggatgttttattttaaaaatggtgcaaaagtattttaaagtatagATATGTGTATTTTGAATcatggagattaaggagaggaaaaaaatttctagtactttttaagcaaaacgaataagcagaagtttcagttggtatcaaagcaaaggtcctgtaaagggttgtgccactatcagcgccagaaagatcagtcgtcaagcctcaatttgtaagtttacatgctttatatgatttaatatgattttacCTTCATAAGCACATGAATTATATGCTCaagtcacatgtttaataactttatgataatatattttttatatgctttagaatttttatacatgATACGATATCAAAtagaaaattatttgatttcaatgcatgttggctttgtggtggaattggactatgttgatttttgggttttagtattggcATTCTACTTTTTGGGTCATTAGTTAATCGtaaatattatgaatgtttttgggacacgtagatttttctaagaaaatatttatgatttgtggttactagttgaattttTGTGAActactcataagtaataatgattcgaagacttcgattatctttggaagtaagaaaatgtataaattgggattttaagtttgatgaaatgtaagattggttataggaattgatttttgggtgaaTAAGTTTAAAATCTTTGGAAATTATGTTATGAGAAACCTATAGATGGAAATTAAGAACGTCAAAAAACTTATGAGTTAATAAtaggatttttgaaattaaagaccaattaggataattcttgaggaaattaagaagtAATTTTACAATTGTTAAAGAATTTGGGGATTAGTTtaacaataagtgagaattgaatgtgttaaatgataagaattttcgatgatttagacttttaagaatatttggaaagtaatatacgataagtatggtcatccattttggatattgggaattgtaagaaaagttgaaattcgagattataataatatatcattAAGTCATTATGGATCTTCTTAAGTGCGAACTtgcaaataaggatttagaagaaaaaatttaattgagatccaggagacgtaaggacattctagaacttaagttttatcagagtaacgCAGCGGAAGcatggatttttgggatactagaactaagtctaaacttttgattatcaaggataagcgaatttcgagggtgaaattcaatttaagggggtaAGATTATAACACCCCGAAAATTTAAGAgttcacgcgaaccacatgcacgcaagttattaaattccttgtgtatttcaattaattattttaattgcattaattaattatgttgtgcgtattgacatgtttaaaatatatttttctacatagtggcattaaaatgtatttttaaaggctattcaagttgcgatcgaggaacggagaccgaaggatgaaaaatagaaaatatttttattaaatatttgtttttgattatttaaattaagggtgaggctttttcatatttttgaaaataaggggttttgatgtgaatttatacgccgagacgtaaattttatcggtattggattttcaacaaaaatgcgaacgttttggcaatccgactaataaattcacaaacttatttaagcaaaattattttaatatttttaattaaacactaatgggctaaaTGGGCCTACTTAACATTGTTAATGAGCCTAAGCTAGCAATTAGAGtttaattaagatttttaagcaatatttaaactaaaaccccaccccaaaccctTGAAACCACACGGCCACCTTCCCCAATTCTCCCCAAACTCTCCCTCAAAAATACATGGCACAcacatcatattttcaaggaGAATTCGAAAGCTTTCAAGGGAATTCAAGCCTAGGCcctcctcgtcgtcgttcttcatcGTCAACATAAAATCATGCGTTTAAAACGCGAAGACATGTCATACTTCTTCCTTTTCTCAAcattcacaccatattatgtatgtttaatcatgtgtgtatgaaaaatatgaatccctccatgtattttcgtttttatggcttgtGCATacgaaaactttgatttttatgcattaaaaCTGATGgttatgatgcacaaagggacTGCCATGGTAGGGCTATGAGAAAGGACGTTTtttcacatgtttaagggtccttaAGTGCATGTTTAAGGGTTGGATAAGATAGGGTAGCAACATGAACGAAAATATTGAGTTTCATGGGCTAGGTTTTTTGGCTATGGTTCCTAAAAGCACACGGCTCTTAGCTGCTGTTGGGATGTGTTCAATGGTCCTAAGAGAGTCTAGTCATGGTCTTATACGGGCTGTGCAAGGGCTGGAAGGGAAGGGTGAAGGGTGCTAGCCGTTTTGGTGTCAGGGATGGCATAGAGGGGCGCGGGTAGGGCCGTGCTTGTATGGGTTGTAGAGGCTGCTCCAGTAGGTGGTTAAGGGCTTCATCGTGGTCCTAGGAAGGGTACACAAGGGCTGGTTGGGTCGTCAATGGGCTAGGGAAGAGGCAAGATAGGGTTCGAACAAACCAGGGCTTCGAAAATTAAGTTtagaaaattcagtagcttcctaGAGTTGTTCAAGGGTtataattggcttgatttgggttgaatatgggttatttaggtgttattaagctttggttcaagtttggttaagtttcgagtcaatatgagtcaaaatcgggatgtacgtctaagcattaaaaacgaataaacaagaattaattgaaacgtctagatttaagcttaataaaattatgaaaaattatatttaagctcaaataattattaaaagtctaattttttaatttggaaattttatattgaggtttggtttaattcgggattaaaacgcattaatacttttaatttaaatattaatttaaaagtcatcgatttaagccaaataaaaatatgagaaaataatgtaagcttaaataattatttgggataataTAGAGTCGGCAGAATtaagaattaagaaaaagtaaaaaacttgaaattttacgtctaggggtaaaacagtcattttacacctagaaattagtaaacgtcatggcagtactctgaatgctgttttatatg
Proteins encoded in this window:
- the LOC140987468 gene encoding amino acid permease 3-like, giving the protein MLPRSRTLPSRIYNGVVEERHDVRHYLQVDVQPKAQNSETQAMNLQATYSKCFDDDGRIKRTGNLTTSTSHIITAVIGSGVLSLAWAVAQLGWVAGPIVMSLFALVSLYSSNLLSRCYRTGDPVTGQRNYTYMDAVRANLGGKKVQLCGWIQYVNLFGVAIGYTIAASSSMLAMRRSNCYHKNHTKHGCHMSGNGYMITFGILEILFSQIPDFDQVWWLSIVAAVMSFTYSGVGLALGVAQVAENKSFKGSLTGISIGAVMKSGMVTPTNKLWRSLQALGAIAFAYSYSMVLIEIQDTIKSPPAEHKTMKKAASLSIAVTTIFYILCGCMGYAAFGDQAPGNLLTGFGFYSPYWLVDIANIAIVVHLVGAYQVYCQPLFSFVEKWSAQKWSRSKFVMAEYDMPIPFYGVYQLNFFRLTWRTAFVVLTTIIAMLLPFFNDVVGILGALGFWPLTVYFPVEMYIAQNKVGRWTNEWIGLQILSMACLCVSIAAAVGSVAGVVLDLNTYKPFKTSY